The following coding sequences are from one Thermostaphylospora chromogena window:
- the rpsO gene encoding 30S ribosomal protein S15, translated as MSLDTATKKAIISEYATAEGDTGSPEVQIALLTKRISDLTEHLKTHTHDHHSRRGLLLLVGRRRRLLKYLQSKDINRYRSLIERLGLRR; from the coding sequence GTGTCCCTCGACACCGCAACCAAGAAAGCGATCATCAGCGAGTACGCCACCGCTGAGGGCGACACCGGGTCGCCCGAGGTGCAGATCGCGCTGCTGACCAAGCGCATCAGCGACCTCACCGAGCACCTCAAGACGCACACCCACGACCACCACAGCCGACGTGGGCTGCTGCTTCTGGTGGGTCGTCGGCGGCGTCTGCTGAAGTACCTTCAGTCGAAGGACATCAACCGTTACCGGTCGCTCATCGAGCGGCTCGGTCTGCGCCGATAG
- a CDS encoding GNAT family N-acetyltransferase, which yields MGRTWTVRWAEPGELAGLAKIETAADELFAEVGITFPPGSTMIEGVRDASRVLVAGRPPVGFALIGDVDGNVHLEQLAVHPAYGRRGIGGALLTAVVDHATAAGASGVTLTTFEHVPWNAPWYARHGFAVLPPERWGPELAALVAHERELGIESAPRVVMWRAATDAGERTLR from the coding sequence GTGGGCCGAACGTGGACGGTGCGGTGGGCGGAGCCGGGTGAGCTGGCAGGGCTGGCGAAGATAGAGACGGCGGCCGACGAGCTTTTCGCGGAGGTGGGGATCACCTTCCCGCCCGGGAGCACGATGATCGAAGGCGTGCGCGACGCCTCGCGGGTGCTGGTCGCCGGAAGGCCCCCGGTGGGATTCGCGCTGATCGGTGACGTCGACGGGAACGTCCATCTGGAGCAGCTGGCCGTCCACCCGGCGTACGGCCGGCGCGGTATCGGCGGTGCTCTGCTGACCGCCGTCGTCGACCACGCGACCGCGGCCGGGGCGTCCGGCGTGACGCTCACCACCTTCGAACACGTGCCGTGGAACGCCCCCTGGTACGCCCGGCACGGTTTCGCCGTGCTGCCGCCGGAGCGGTGGGGGCCGGAGCTGGCCGCGCTCGTCGCCCATGAGCGTGAGCTGGGTATCGAGAGCGCCCCGCGTGTGGTGATGTGGCGGGCGGCGACCGACGCGGGTGAGCGGACGCTCCGCTGA
- the dapB gene encoding 4-hydroxy-tetrahydrodipicolinate reductase — MIKVGVLGARGRVGVEVCKAVQAADDMELVAQVDKDDPIEEIGKAEVVVDFTHPDVVMDNLRWCVEHGVHAVVGTTGFDEARLDTVRGWLDAHPGVNVLIAPNFGIGAVLMMQFARQAARFFDSVEIVELHHPNKADAPSGTARRTAELVAEARAAAGAPPMPDATTSALDGARGADVNGVRVHAVRLAGLIAHQQVLLGGGGETLTIRHDTMDRSAFTPGVLLGVRRIRDVPGLTVGLEHLLDL; from the coding sequence GTGATCAAGGTTGGGGTTCTCGGCGCGCGCGGCCGCGTCGGCGTCGAAGTGTGCAAGGCCGTGCAGGCCGCCGACGACATGGAGCTGGTGGCGCAGGTCGACAAGGACGACCCGATCGAGGAGATCGGCAAGGCCGAGGTCGTCGTCGACTTCACCCACCCCGACGTGGTGATGGACAACCTCCGCTGGTGTGTCGAGCACGGCGTGCACGCCGTCGTCGGTACCACCGGCTTCGACGAGGCGCGGCTCGACACGGTCCGCGGATGGCTCGACGCGCACCCCGGCGTCAACGTGCTGATCGCCCCCAACTTCGGCATCGGCGCCGTTCTGATGATGCAGTTCGCACGGCAGGCCGCGCGGTTCTTCGACTCCGTCGAGATCGTGGAGCTCCACCACCCGAACAAGGCCGACGCGCCGTCCGGCACGGCCCGCCGTACGGCCGAACTGGTGGCCGAGGCGCGCGCCGCGGCGGGCGCTCCGCCGATGCCGGACGCCACCACCTCCGCCCTGGACGGTGCCCGCGGCGCCGACGTGAACGGGGTGCGGGTGCACGCGGTACGGTTGGCCGGGCTCATCGCCCACCAGCAGGTCCTGCTCGGCGGCGGGGGTGAGACCCTGACGATTCGGCACGACACGATGGACCGGTCGGCGTTCACGCCGGGCGTGCTCCTGGGGGTCCGCCGTATCCGCGACGTCCCCGGTCTCACCGTCGGCCTGGAGCACCTCCTCGACCTCTGA
- a CDS encoding 1,4-dihydroxy-2-naphthoate polyprenyltransferase: MTTTQGPSPTPAQWLAGARPRTLPAAVVPVAIGTGVAYSTGGVVWWRALVALAVALLLQIGVNYANDYSDGVRGTDDARVGPMRLVGSGVATPRAVLTAALGCFAAAAVAGLALVVATGAWWLIAVGALAIAAAWFYTGGSRPYGYRALGEVSVFIFFGLVAVAGTTYVQVESLPWLAVAAAVPAGLLSCALLMINNLRDLESDRAAGKRTLAVVLGDRRTRLLYTACVAVPFVIALALVPARPFAALTVLAIPFAVAPIRLVRNGALGPALITGLQQTGRLQLAFGLLFTLGLAL, encoded by the coding sequence ATGACGACGACGCAAGGCCCCTCCCCCACTCCCGCCCAGTGGCTGGCCGGAGCCCGTCCACGCACGCTCCCCGCCGCCGTGGTTCCGGTCGCGATCGGCACCGGCGTGGCGTACTCGACCGGCGGCGTCGTCTGGTGGCGCGCGCTGGTCGCCCTCGCCGTGGCGCTGCTGCTGCAGATCGGCGTCAACTACGCCAACGACTACAGCGACGGCGTGCGCGGCACCGACGACGCCCGCGTCGGGCCGATGCGGCTGGTCGGCTCCGGCGTGGCCACCCCGAGGGCGGTGCTGACCGCCGCCCTCGGCTGCTTCGCCGCCGCCGCCGTCGCCGGGCTCGCCCTGGTCGTGGCCACCGGTGCGTGGTGGCTCATCGCCGTCGGCGCGCTGGCCATCGCCGCCGCCTGGTTCTACACCGGAGGCTCGCGGCCGTACGGCTACCGCGCGCTCGGCGAGGTGTCGGTCTTCATATTCTTCGGGCTGGTGGCCGTGGCGGGCACCACGTACGTACAGGTGGAGTCGCTGCCGTGGCTCGCGGTCGCGGCGGCGGTCCCCGCAGGGCTGCTGTCGTGCGCGCTACTGATGATCAACAACCTGCGGGACCTGGAGAGCGACCGTGCGGCGGGCAAGCGGACCCTCGCCGTGGTGCTGGGCGACCGCCGCACGCGTCTGCTCTACACGGCGTGCGTGGCCGTGCCGTTCGTGATCGCACTCGCGCTCGTCCCGGCCCGGCCGTTCGCGGCGCTGACCGTGCTCGCGATCCCGTTCGCGGTCGCGCCGATCCGCCTGGTGCGGAACGGTGCGCTCGGCCCGGCGTTGATCACCGGTCTGCAGCAGACCGGCCGTCTGCAACTCGCCTTCGGCCTGCTGTTCACCCTCGGTCTGGCTCTCTGA
- a CDS encoding GNAT family N-acetyltransferase: protein MADVGVRAARREDVAAVTRTQIRAWRYGYREFLPEGPLEQMTGTAAQEVWQSQWEEAVVAPPTPRHRLLVAIERIMDTDAFPALGPGGIAAAVASQPQERIVGLASHAPAEDPDYDPTTTAELLTLLVDPDHIRRGHGSRLLNATIDLLVQDGFQSVITWVFADNHAMLAFLESAGWGEDGAERVLDMGRPVRMVRLVTDIRP, encoded by the coding sequence ATGGCAGACGTAGGCGTGCGGGCAGCCCGGCGCGAAGACGTGGCGGCCGTTACGCGCACCCAGATCCGGGCGTGGCGGTACGGGTACCGTGAGTTCCTGCCCGAGGGACCGCTGGAGCAGATGACCGGCACCGCCGCGCAGGAAGTGTGGCAGAGCCAGTGGGAGGAGGCCGTCGTCGCTCCGCCCACGCCGCGCCACCGCCTGCTCGTCGCTATCGAACGCATCATGGACACCGACGCGTTCCCCGCGCTCGGCCCCGGCGGGATCGCCGCCGCCGTGGCCTCCCAGCCACAGGAGAGGATCGTCGGCCTCGCCTCCCATGCCCCCGCGGAGGACCCCGACTACGATCCGACCACCACCGCCGAGCTGCTCACCCTGCTGGTCGATCCCGACCACATCCGGCGCGGTCACGGCAGCAGACTGCTCAACGCCACGATCGACCTGCTCGTCCAGGACGGTTTCCAGTCCGTCATCACGTGGGTGTTCGCCGACAACCACGCCATGCTGGCCTTCCTGGAGTCCGCGGGATGGGGCGAGGACGGCGCCGAACGCGTCCTCGACATGGGCCGTCCCGTCCGCATGGTCCGCCTGGTCACCGACATCCGCCCCTGA
- a CDS encoding bifunctional riboflavin kinase/FAD synthetase: MQGWRGLGDVPDDWGRSVVTVGVFDGVHRGHRRLAERCVELARESGVPSVAVTFEPHPLEVVRPGTRPDRLTSAARRAELLSALGVDEVCVLPFTYEFSQLAPDEFVQVVLVDRLHATGVVVGENFRFGHQAAGDVETLRRLGEKYDFVTDVVPLVADGETVSSTLIRERLLVGDVEGARAALGRPHRVEGVVVRGYQRGRQLGFPTANVESPPHTAIPADGVYAGWLQCIPMGNIPAQYDGARWPAAISVGTNPTFEGVERTVEAHVLDHDDLELYGARVAVEFAARLRGNVRFDSVESLVAQIGRDVVEVRRITAE, translated from the coding sequence GTGCAGGGCTGGCGCGGACTCGGCGACGTGCCCGACGACTGGGGCAGATCCGTGGTCACCGTAGGCGTCTTCGACGGCGTCCACCGCGGACACCGGCGTTTGGCGGAGCGGTGTGTGGAGCTGGCCCGTGAGTCCGGTGTGCCGTCGGTGGCCGTGACCTTCGAGCCTCACCCTCTCGAGGTGGTCCGTCCGGGCACCCGCCCCGACCGGCTGACCTCCGCGGCACGCCGCGCCGAGCTGCTGTCCGCGCTCGGCGTCGACGAAGTGTGCGTGCTCCCGTTCACCTATGAGTTCTCCCAGCTCGCCCCGGACGAGTTCGTGCAGGTCGTGCTGGTCGACCGGCTGCACGCCACGGGTGTGGTGGTGGGAGAGAACTTCCGCTTCGGGCATCAGGCCGCCGGCGACGTCGAGACGCTGCGCCGGCTGGGAGAGAAGTATGACTTCGTGACCGACGTCGTCCCGCTCGTCGCCGACGGCGAGACCGTCTCCTCCACGCTGATCCGCGAGCGGCTGCTCGTCGGCGACGTGGAGGGCGCCCGCGCCGCGCTCGGCCGTCCCCACCGCGTCGAAGGCGTGGTCGTGCGCGGCTACCAGCGAGGCAGGCAGCTCGGCTTCCCCACGGCCAACGTCGAGTCGCCGCCGCACACCGCGATCCCCGCCGACGGTGTCTACGCGGGCTGGCTGCAGTGCATCCCGATGGGCAACATCCCCGCGCAGTACGACGGCGCGCGCTGGCCCGCGGCCATCTCCGTGGGCACCAATCCGACGTTCGAGGGCGTGGAGCGCACCGTGGAGGCGCACGTGCTCGACCACGACGACCTGGAGCTGTACGGCGCGCGCGTCGCCGTCGAGTTCGCCGCCCGGCTGCGCGGCAACGTCCGCTTCGACTCCGTGGAGTCGCTCGTCGCGCAGATCGGCCGCGACGTCGTGGAAGTGCGCCGGATCACCGCCGAGTGA
- a CDS encoding CGNR zinc finger domain-containing protein has translation MSTAAELVRDFVNTYDVEDDADELSSPAELTLWLRERGLAGPGDRADEDDLVLAVHLREELRAALRHNHDRIPANLSSGGEQTPYMEGPTLSATLEALPLRLAITGEGPELKPAVGGARGGLAAIAAAVMGAHADGMWRRLKVCAESTCQWAFIDSSKNRSRAWCSMRVCGNRTKTRAYRARRVVDASSRHS, from the coding sequence ATGAGCACCGCCGCCGAACTTGTCCGCGACTTCGTGAACACTTACGACGTCGAGGACGACGCCGACGAGCTGTCCTCTCCAGCCGAGCTGACCCTGTGGCTGCGGGAGCGCGGGCTCGCCGGCCCGGGCGACCGCGCCGACGAGGACGACCTGGTGCTGGCGGTGCACCTGCGTGAAGAACTGCGCGCCGCGCTACGGCACAATCATGACCGTATCCCCGCCAACCTCAGCTCCGGCGGGGAGCAGACGCCGTACATGGAGGGGCCCACGCTGAGCGCGACACTGGAGGCGCTGCCGTTGCGGCTCGCCATCACCGGTGAGGGGCCCGAACTGAAGCCCGCCGTCGGCGGAGCGCGCGGCGGTCTCGCGGCGATCGCGGCGGCGGTGATGGGCGCACACGCCGACGGAATGTGGCGCAGGCTCAAGGTGTGCGCCGAAAGCACCTGCCAGTGGGCCTTCATCGACTCCTCGAAGAACCGCTCACGGGCGTGGTGCTCCATGAGAGTGTGCGGCAACAGGACCAAAACCCGTGCGTATCGCGCTAGACGGGTGGTGGACGCCTCATCGCGTCATTCTTGA
- a CDS encoding M16 family metallopeptidase, translated as MNTVTLHPGKDGAGIVRRTVLPGGLRVVTETMPAVRSVAVGMWVGIGSRDEAPEHMGATHFLEHLLFKGTPRRDALEISAAIEGIGGEINAFTAKEYTCYYARVLDEDLPLAIDVLADVVTSALLTEEDVEAERGVILEEIAMHDDDPADVVHEQFSAELYGDTPIGRPILGTPETIQALERDRIVEYYQRYYRPPYTVVSVAGNVEHEAVVDLVAAAYDRAGALGGDETHIPPRLSGPGVRTNSGVRVLERPTEQANLVLGTTGLARNDERRFALGVLNAALGGGMSSRLFQEIREKRGLAYSTYSYTAQYADTGQFGIYVGCLPSKIDEVLKICREELDRIVSHGLTDVEIARGKGQMRGGLVLGLEDTGSRMSRIGKSELVYERLMSVDEVLARIDAVTADEIAEVASDVLRRPLTLAVIGPYGDKDFRSAIAD; from the coding sequence TTGAATACCGTCACTCTGCATCCCGGCAAAGACGGCGCGGGGATCGTGCGGCGCACGGTCCTCCCCGGCGGGCTTCGGGTGGTGACCGAGACCATGCCCGCCGTACGCTCCGTCGCGGTCGGCATGTGGGTCGGCATCGGCTCGCGGGATGAGGCGCCCGAACACATGGGAGCCACCCACTTTCTGGAGCACCTGCTGTTCAAGGGCACTCCGCGGCGTGACGCGCTGGAGATCTCCGCGGCGATCGAGGGCATCGGAGGGGAGATCAACGCCTTCACCGCCAAGGAGTACACCTGTTACTACGCGCGGGTCCTGGACGAGGATCTCCCTCTCGCCATCGACGTGCTCGCCGACGTCGTCACCTCCGCTCTGCTGACGGAGGAGGACGTCGAGGCCGAGCGTGGCGTGATCCTGGAGGAGATCGCCATGCACGACGACGACCCCGCCGACGTCGTGCACGAGCAGTTCTCCGCTGAGCTGTACGGCGACACGCCGATCGGCCGGCCCATCCTCGGCACCCCCGAGACCATCCAGGCGCTGGAACGCGACCGCATCGTGGAGTACTACCAGCGCTACTACCGCCCGCCGTACACGGTGGTGTCGGTGGCGGGGAACGTCGAGCACGAGGCGGTGGTGGACCTCGTCGCCGCCGCCTACGACCGTGCGGGCGCGCTCGGCGGCGACGAAACGCACATCCCGCCGCGGCTGTCCGGTCCCGGCGTGCGGACCAACTCCGGGGTGCGGGTTCTCGAACGGCCCACCGAACAGGCCAACCTCGTGCTCGGCACCACCGGCCTCGCCCGTAACGACGAGCGGCGTTTCGCGCTCGGGGTGCTCAACGCGGCGCTCGGCGGCGGCATGTCGTCGCGGCTGTTCCAGGAGATCAGGGAGAAGCGCGGGCTGGCGTACTCCACCTACAGCTACACCGCGCAGTACGCCGACACCGGGCAGTTCGGCATCTACGTCGGATGCCTGCCATCCAAGATCGACGAGGTGTTGAAGATCTGCCGGGAGGAGCTCGACAGGATCGTCTCGCACGGCCTCACCGATGTGGAGATCGCCCGGGGTAAGGGGCAGATGCGCGGTGGTCTGGTGCTCGGCCTGGAGGACACCGGATCGCGCATGTCCCGCATCGGCAAGAGCGAGCTGGTCTACGAGCGGCTCATGTCCGTGGACGAGGTGCTGGCCAGGATCGATGCGGTCACCGCCGACGAGATCGCCGAGGTGGCCTCCGACGTTCTGCGCCGTCCGCTCACCCTCGCCGTCATCGGCCCCTACGGTGACAAGGACTTCCGTTCGGCCATCGCCGACTGA
- a CDS encoding TRM11 family SAM-dependent methyltransferase, whose amino-acid sequence MAQFAILILPAFNRVYGESAVRLTRAELGVFNVTVLGGRVGDITETTIGGVPYVTFEADDLSEQDIAYLSNMSSLYALFRREGELLRPIAVKPLDVFDSDLLTIQKYAGKTNEHFTKLLLNLTLVSMRSPGAMLSAKLSVLDPMCGRGTTLNQALMYGYDAVGIEVDAKDFDAYAHFLRTWLKNKRLKHSAEITPIRRDRTHLGRRLSVRLGRDKESWKAGRADSITMINADTVHSAELLRPRSVDVLATDAPYGVQHASRGGKTRHGDHLSRSPLGLLKAAVPGWRELMRPGGAVGVSCNVYVAPRGEVAAILAANDLEVLDTPEYRAFEHRVDQAITRDVVIARVP is encoded by the coding sequence ATGGCACAGTTCGCGATCCTCATCCTGCCCGCGTTCAACCGCGTCTACGGCGAGAGCGCCGTACGTCTGACTCGCGCCGAGCTCGGGGTCTTCAACGTCACGGTTCTGGGTGGACGAGTCGGCGACATCACCGAGACCACGATCGGCGGCGTCCCCTACGTCACCTTCGAGGCCGACGACCTGTCCGAGCAGGACATCGCCTACCTGTCGAACATGTCCTCGCTGTACGCCCTGTTCCGGCGGGAGGGCGAGCTGCTGCGGCCCATCGCGGTCAAGCCCCTCGACGTCTTCGACAGCGACCTGCTCACGATCCAGAAGTACGCCGGGAAGACCAACGAGCACTTCACGAAGCTGCTGCTGAACCTCACGCTCGTGTCCATGCGCTCCCCCGGCGCCATGCTCTCCGCGAAGCTGTCCGTCCTGGACCCGATGTGCGGCCGGGGCACCACCTTGAACCAGGCGCTGATGTACGGCTACGACGCCGTCGGAATCGAGGTGGACGCCAAGGACTTCGACGCCTACGCGCACTTCCTGCGCACCTGGTTGAAGAACAAGCGGCTCAAGCACTCCGCGGAGATCACGCCGATCCGCCGCGACCGCACCCACCTGGGGCGGCGTCTGTCGGTCAGGCTCGGCCGCGACAAGGAGTCGTGGAAGGCCGGCCGGGCCGACAGCATCACCATGATCAACGCCGACACGGTGCACAGCGCCGAGCTGCTGCGCCCCCGCTCCGTCGACGTCCTGGCCACCGACGCGCCCTACGGCGTGCAGCACGCCAGCCGCGGCGGGAAGACCCGCCACGGCGATCACCTGTCCCGCAGTCCGCTCGGCCTGCTCAAGGCGGCCGTACCCGGGTGGCGGGAGCTGATGCGGCCGGGCGGCGCGGTGGGCGTCTCCTGCAACGTCTACGTCGCGCCGCGCGGCGAGGTCGCCGCCATCCTCGCCGCCAACGACCTGGAGGTGCTCGACACCCCCGAGTACCGCGCCTTCGAACACCGCGTGGACCAGGCCATCACCCGCGACGTCGTGATAGCCCGCGTCCCCTGA
- a CDS encoding polyribonucleotide nucleotidyltransferase, which produces MEGVHTTEAVIDNGSFGTRTVRFETGRLARQAGGSAVVYLDDETMVLSATTASKQPKEALDFFPLTVDVEERMYAAGRIPGSFFRREGRPSEDAILTCRLIDRPLRPSFVKGLRNEVQIVATVLALHPDHLYDVVAINAASLSTQLAGLPFSGPIGGVRVALIDGQWVAFPTHSELGRATFDMVVAGRVLEDGDVAIMMVEAESTRDTLKLIEEGAVPPTEESVAEGLEAAKPFIKVLCDAQAKLAQVAGKETAEYPIFPDYLPDAYEAIAGAVKNELAAALTIADKQEREAELERVRALAAEKVGADFEGREKELAAAFRALTKKLMRERIINEGVRIDGRGVKDIRQLNAEVHVVPRVHGSALFERGETQILGITTLNMLRMEQTIDTLNPERTKRYMHNYNFPPYSTGEVGRVGSPKRREIGHGALAERALLPVLPSREEFPYAIRQVSEAIGSNGSTSMGSVCASTMSLLDAGVPLKKMVAGIAMGLIYENGEYVTLTDILGAEDAMGDMDFKVAGTDEIITALQLDTKLDGIPAAVLAGALKQAKAARLAILDVMQEAIDSPAEMNPTAPRIITIKVPVDKIGEVIGPKGKMINQIQDETGAEITIEDDGTIYIGATDGPSAEAARAAINAIANPHMPTVGERYLGTVVKIAAFGAFVSLLPGKDGLLHVSQIRKLHGGKRIENVEDVMSVGEKIQVEIAEIDSRGKLSLVPVEVIEREAAAAEEAGSGQAEQREAKGNGEEQKPERPTRRRVRTRGGRSDERNS; this is translated from the coding sequence GTGGAGGGTGTCCACACAACAGAAGCCGTCATCGACAACGGCTCTTTCGGAACGCGGACGGTCCGCTTCGAAACCGGACGGCTCGCCCGCCAGGCGGGCGGCTCCGCCGTCGTCTACCTCGACGACGAGACGATGGTGCTGTCCGCCACCACCGCTTCCAAGCAACCCAAGGAGGCGCTCGACTTCTTCCCGCTGACGGTCGACGTCGAGGAGCGCATGTACGCCGCGGGCCGCATCCCCGGCTCGTTCTTCCGCCGTGAGGGCCGTCCGTCCGAGGACGCGATCCTCACCTGCCGGCTGATCGACCGGCCGCTGCGCCCGTCCTTCGTCAAGGGCCTGCGCAACGAGGTCCAGATCGTGGCGACCGTCTTGGCGCTGCACCCCGATCACCTCTACGACGTGGTGGCGATCAACGCCGCGTCGCTCTCCACCCAGCTCGCCGGCCTGCCGTTCTCCGGCCCGATCGGCGGTGTGCGGGTGGCGCTGATCGATGGGCAGTGGGTGGCCTTCCCCACCCACTCGGAGCTGGGACGGGCCACTTTCGACATGGTGGTCGCCGGGCGTGTCCTCGAGGACGGCGACGTGGCGATCATGATGGTGGAGGCCGAGTCCACCCGTGACACGCTCAAGCTCATCGAGGAGGGCGCGGTCCCGCCGACCGAGGAGAGCGTGGCCGAAGGGCTGGAGGCCGCCAAGCCGTTCATCAAGGTGCTGTGCGACGCGCAGGCCAAGCTCGCCCAGGTGGCCGGCAAGGAGACGGCCGAGTACCCCATCTTCCCCGACTACCTGCCGGACGCGTACGAAGCGATCGCGGGAGCGGTCAAGAACGAGCTGGCCGCGGCGCTGACCATCGCCGACAAGCAGGAGCGCGAGGCCGAGCTGGAGCGGGTCAGGGCGCTGGCGGCCGAGAAGGTCGGCGCCGACTTCGAAGGCCGCGAGAAGGAGCTCGCCGCGGCGTTCCGCGCGCTGACCAAGAAGCTCATGCGTGAGCGGATCATCAACGAGGGCGTGCGCATCGACGGGCGCGGTGTCAAGGACATCCGGCAGCTCAACGCCGAGGTCCACGTGGTGCCGCGGGTGCACGGATCGGCGCTGTTCGAGCGCGGCGAGACCCAGATCCTGGGCATCACCACGCTGAACATGCTCCGCATGGAGCAGACGATCGACACGCTCAACCCGGAGCGCACCAAGCGCTACATGCACAACTACAACTTCCCGCCGTACTCCACGGGTGAGGTCGGTCGCGTCGGCTCGCCCAAACGGCGCGAGATCGGCCACGGTGCGCTGGCCGAGCGGGCGCTCCTTCCCGTACTGCCCAGCCGTGAGGAGTTCCCGTACGCGATCCGGCAGGTGTCGGAGGCGATCGGCTCCAACGGGTCGACCTCGATGGGGTCGGTGTGCGCGTCCACGATGTCGCTGCTGGACGCGGGCGTGCCGCTGAAGAAGATGGTCGCCGGCATCGCCATGGGTCTGATCTACGAGAACGGCGAGTACGTCACGCTGACCGACATCCTCGGCGCCGAGGACGCCATGGGCGACATGGACTTCAAGGTCGCCGGCACCGACGAGATCATCACCGCCCTTCAGCTCGACACCAAGCTCGACGGCATTCCCGCCGCCGTGCTCGCCGGTGCGCTGAAGCAGGCCAAGGCGGCCCGGCTGGCCATCCTCGACGTGATGCAGGAGGCCATCGACTCGCCCGCGGAGATGAACCCGACCGCGCCGCGGATCATCACCATCAAGGTGCCGGTGGACAAGATCGGTGAGGTCATCGGCCCCAAGGGCAAGATGATTAACCAGATCCAGGACGAGACCGGTGCCGAGATCACCATCGAGGACGACGGCACGATCTACATCGGGGCCACCGACGGACCGTCCGCGGAGGCCGCGCGCGCCGCGATCAACGCGATCGCCAACCCGCACATGCCGACCGTGGGCGAGCGTTACCTCGGCACGGTCGTCAAGATCGCCGCGTTCGGTGCGTTCGTCTCGCTGCTGCCGGGCAAGGACGGCCTGCTGCACGTCTCGCAGATCCGCAAGCTGCACGGCGGCAAGCGGATCGAGAACGTCGAGGACGTCATGAGCGTCGGAGAGAAGATCCAGGTCGAGATCGCCGAGATCGACTCCCGCGGCAAGCTCTCGCTGGTCCCGGTCGAGGTCATCGAGCGGGAGGCCGCGGCCGCGGAGGAGGCGGGCAGCGGCCAGGCCGAGCAGCGCGAGGCCAAGGGGAACGGCGAGGAGCAGAAGCCCGAGCGTCCCACCCGCCGCCGTGTCCGCACCCGCGGCGGGCGCAGCGACGAGCGTAACTCCTGA